The proteins below are encoded in one region of Streptomyces roseirectus:
- a CDS encoding NAD(P)H-binding protein, with translation MRIVIAGGHGQIALRLERLLAARGDEVAGIIRKAEQGDALRAAGAEPVVLDLESASVEEVAEVLRDADAAVFAAGAGPGSGAARKDTVDKGAAVLFADAAVRAGVRRFLVVSSLGADPDHAGDDVFDVYQRAKGAADAYVRGLDALDWTVLRPGGLTDDAGTGLVRLEARTGRGMIPRDDVAAVLAELLETPATAGLTLELVGGSTPVSVAVKSVAGN, from the coding sequence ATGCGCATTGTCATCGCCGGAGGTCATGGTCAGATCGCGTTGCGGCTGGAGCGGTTGCTCGCCGCGCGCGGGGACGAGGTCGCGGGGATCATCCGCAAGGCCGAGCAGGGGGACGCACTGCGGGCGGCCGGTGCCGAACCGGTCGTCCTGGACCTGGAGTCGGCGTCCGTCGAGGAGGTCGCCGAGGTCCTGCGGGACGCCGACGCCGCCGTGTTCGCGGCGGGCGCGGGTCCGGGCAGCGGGGCGGCCCGCAAGGACACCGTCGACAAGGGCGCGGCGGTCCTGTTCGCCGACGCTGCCGTACGCGCGGGCGTGCGCCGGTTCCTCGTCGTCTCCTCGCTGGGCGCGGACCCCGACCACGCCGGGGACGACGTGTTCGACGTCTACCAGCGCGCCAAGGGCGCCGCGGACGCGTACGTGCGCGGGCTGGACGCGCTCGACTGGACCGTCCTGAGGCCCGGCGGCCTCACCGACGACGCCGGGACCGGGCTGGTCCGCCTGGAGGCGCGTACGGGGCGCGGCATGATCCCTCGCGACGATGTGGCCGCCGTGCTCGCGGAGTTGCTGGAGACGCCGGCGACGGCCGGACTGACGCTGGAGCTGGTGGGGGGTTCCACGCCGGTCTCGGTGGCGGTGAAGTCGGTCGCGGGGAACTGA
- a CDS encoding XRE family transcriptional regulator: MYVSEWENGKRAISDRYAEILRNVLGATDTELRGATAVAATPMADGYDDLLSMIDAAESLGDSMVSAFNAQTELLRTMDRQRGAAGLIDQMTGHLTALEDALNFAVLPSARRPVALALAGASTLAAWQAVDSGAVERAWRHYELAKRAARDAEAPMYLAHAMGEQAFVLSEAGRPALGVELAREAQSTLGGNGSPRLRAWLHATEAELCAHSGMEDESRRALDRAAALIPGGPEDRDPDMLSIFLNESHLTRWRGNILAFLGDVDALASLYDAVKSMDPTFVRARAGLHTDLAQAHLARAEYDDAHNHLRQAKLLASRTGSVRQRRRVDLLSERL, encoded by the coding sequence GTGTACGTGTCGGAGTGGGAGAACGGCAAGCGCGCCATCTCCGACCGGTACGCGGAGATCCTGCGTAACGTCCTGGGCGCCACGGACACGGAGTTGAGGGGCGCCACGGCCGTCGCGGCGACGCCGATGGCGGACGGCTATGACGACTTGCTCAGCATGATCGATGCGGCGGAGAGCCTGGGTGACTCCATGGTGAGCGCCTTCAACGCCCAGACGGAACTACTGCGCACGATGGACCGGCAGCGGGGCGCGGCCGGTCTCATCGACCAGATGACGGGGCACCTCACGGCCCTTGAGGACGCGCTGAACTTCGCCGTACTGCCCAGCGCGCGCCGACCGGTCGCGCTGGCACTCGCCGGGGCGTCGACCCTCGCCGCATGGCAAGCGGTCGACTCCGGGGCGGTCGAACGGGCATGGCGCCACTACGAACTCGCGAAGCGAGCCGCGCGGGACGCTGAGGCCCCGATGTATCTCGCGCACGCCATGGGGGAACAGGCATTCGTCCTCAGTGAAGCGGGACGGCCGGCGCTCGGAGTGGAGTTGGCGCGTGAGGCGCAAAGCACTCTCGGGGGGAATGGATCTCCCAGACTTCGCGCATGGCTCCATGCGACCGAGGCGGAATTGTGCGCGCATTCCGGAATGGAAGATGAAAGCCGTAGGGCCTTGGACAGGGCGGCAGCTCTGATTCCCGGCGGGCCCGAGGATCGCGACCCTGACATGTTGAGTATCTTCCTCAACGAATCACACCTCACTCGATGGCGAGGAAACATCCTCGCCTTCCTCGGGGACGTGGATGCTTTGGCCAGCCTCTACGACGCGGTGAAGTCGATGGACCCTACCTTTGTGCGGGCGCGCGCTGGGCTGCACACAGACTTGGCCCAAGCCCACCTCGCACGCGCCGAATACGACGACGCGCACAACCACTTGAGGCAAGCGAAGTTGCTGGCGAGCCGCACCGGTTCGGTGCGGCAGCGCCGACGCGTCGACTTGCTCAGCGAGCGGCTGTGA
- a CDS encoding NUDIX domain-containing protein: protein MGPKTTKVYETLRERLASGQYAAGDKFPSERTLSEELGIGRTALRQVLARLVSEGALEVRGRSSYLVPGAVTVKTPEGLEPWQIHGERDLYDNQWVKLQLWDVEPPGVERFEHHVVKLQHVAITAVVDDQDRVLMMWRYRFVPQRFGWELPGGIVDAGEEAAETAMREVVEETGWRPNSVEHVVTYQPMVGMVDSPHEIFVAYGAKKVGEPTDLEEAGHIEWVPLADIPGLMARGELLGSGTLVALLHILATRGKQGVTAAR, encoded by the coding sequence ATGGGACCCAAGACGACCAAGGTCTACGAGACGCTTCGCGAGCGGCTTGCCTCGGGGCAGTACGCCGCCGGTGACAAGTTCCCATCGGAGCGCACGCTGTCGGAGGAACTCGGTATCGGCCGGACGGCGCTTCGGCAGGTGCTCGCGCGTCTCGTCTCCGAAGGGGCGTTGGAGGTTCGCGGCCGGAGTTCGTACCTGGTGCCCGGCGCGGTGACCGTGAAGACCCCCGAGGGGCTCGAACCATGGCAGATCCATGGTGAGCGGGACCTCTATGACAACCAGTGGGTGAAGCTCCAACTCTGGGACGTCGAACCTCCCGGAGTTGAGCGGTTCGAGCACCACGTGGTGAAGCTGCAACACGTCGCCATCACAGCCGTGGTCGACGATCAAGACCGAGTCCTCATGATGTGGCGATACCGGTTCGTCCCTCAGCGGTTCGGGTGGGAACTCCCCGGCGGCATCGTGGACGCTGGCGAGGAAGCGGCGGAAACCGCGATGCGGGAGGTCGTCGAGGAAACAGGGTGGCGACCAAATTCTGTTGAGCACGTCGTGACCTATCAACCGATGGTCGGCATGGTGGATTCGCCGCACGAAATCTTCGTTGCCTACGGTGCGAAAAAGGTCGGCGAACCGACGGATCTCGAAGAAGCCGGCCACATCGAATGGGTTCCGTTGGCCGATATTCCGGGGCTCATGGCGCGCGGCGAATTGCTGGGGTCCGGCACGCTCGTTGCGCTGCTGCACATCCTCGCTACTAGAGGAAAGCAGGGCGTCACAGCCGCTCGCTGA